A part of Bacillus paramycoides genomic DNA contains:
- a CDS encoding endonuclease/exonuclease/phosphatase family protein, with translation MQIRCGTFNLYQFVEPPFAWYEPQNVYSDADWLIKKEWIKEQILKMKCDVIGFQEVFSTTTLKSLVEELGFTHFETVENAVTDANNSLVFIKPVVAIASKHSIISIDPVKVPDSITEELPVEKGFKFSRIPIKAKIHINGSGDVVFYVSHLKSKNPVVKDLNFTSSDTWDKKILETLRARSIGHVASLLQRGAESAVLYHEISETLSTHKEVPVILLGDLNDDEYSIPIEALTNRERLLEVDGKAYSTLPEETQKIGYDYKLYDAFDLAPNQSGQKRLPTHYYKKIGNVLDYIFVSNALNEKNEEHVGRVSTYEVLDRHLKCDDIGNQKQSDHAQVVATIQFKEH, from the coding sequence ATGCAAATCCGCTGTGGAACATTTAACTTATACCAATTTGTTGAACCGCCTTTCGCATGGTATGAGCCTCAAAATGTTTATTCAGACGCCGATTGGTTAATAAAGAAAGAATGGATTAAAGAACAAATATTGAAGATGAAATGCGATGTTATTGGTTTCCAAGAAGTATTTAGCACAACGACTTTGAAGAGCTTAGTTGAGGAGCTAGGGTTTACTCATTTTGAAACAGTAGAAAACGCTGTGACAGATGCAAACAATTCGTTAGTATTTATAAAACCAGTGGTTGCTATAGCTTCAAAGCATTCAATAATATCAATAGATCCAGTTAAAGTTCCAGATTCTATTACTGAAGAACTACCGGTTGAAAAAGGTTTTAAATTCAGCCGAATTCCGATAAAAGCTAAGATACATATTAATGGATCTGGTGATGTCGTTTTTTATGTTTCTCATTTAAAATCAAAAAATCCAGTAGTTAAAGATCTAAATTTTACATCTAGTGATACATGGGATAAGAAAATTTTAGAAACTTTACGTGCAAGATCAATTGGACATGTAGCATCATTACTACAACGAGGGGCAGAATCAGCAGTTTTGTATCATGAGATCTCAGAAACTCTAAGCACTCATAAAGAGGTTCCAGTTATCTTGCTGGGTGATTTAAATGATGATGAATACTCTATTCCCATCGAAGCATTAACTAATAGAGAAAGGCTTTTAGAAGTAGATGGAAAAGCCTATTCAACGCTTCCTGAAGAAACACAAAAAATAGGGTACGATTATAAACTTTACGATGCTTTTGACTTAGCTCCAAATCAAAGTGGACAAAAAAGATTGCCAACTCATTATTATAAAAAAATAGGAAATGTACTAGACTATATTTTTGTATCTAATGCACTTAATGAAAAAAACGAAGAGCATGTTGGTCGAGTAAGCACATATGAGGTACTTGACCGGCATTTAAAATGTGATGATATTGGAAATCAAAAACAATCTGATCATGCCCAAGTGGTAGCAACCATACAGTTTAAAGAACATTAA
- a CDS encoding endonuclease I family protein, giving the protein MNQLKEVISKAKILLVISLILLSGCRMNGATQPDVSQEKVSNKSNSIRNIQLSHENEGNTRTEGILGSDYYKNVNEQSGEELKGVLHEIIKKQDVLSYEQTKQALKETDEDPNNPNNILLFYAGRSQSKQSFGSSGDLWNREHVWSKSHGGFDTEKGPATDLHQLRPEDASVNADRGNLDFDLDNGHVNNHNAKCSGTEHNEAPDTCYDDDSWEPRDEIKGDVARIMFYMAVRYEGESGERDLELVDRTGTKVPNHGKLSTLLKWHEQDPVDEFERRRNNIIYEKYQHNRNPFIDHPEYVGRIWD; this is encoded by the coding sequence ATGAATCAACTAAAAGAAGTTATAAGTAAAGCCAAAATTTTATTAGTGATATCGCTAATACTTTTGTCAGGATGTCGTATGAATGGGGCAACTCAACCGGATGTTAGTCAAGAAAAAGTTTCTAACAAAAGTAATTCAATAAGAAACATTCAATTATCTCATGAAAATGAGGGGAATACTCGTACAGAGGGGATTTTAGGTTCTGATTATTACAAAAATGTAAATGAACAATCAGGAGAAGAGCTTAAGGGGGTATTACATGAAATCATTAAAAAACAAGACGTACTGTCTTACGAACAAACAAAGCAAGCATTAAAAGAAACAGATGAAGATCCCAATAACCCAAATAATATTTTGTTATTTTATGCGGGGCGTTCTCAATCTAAGCAATCATTTGGGAGTAGTGGGGATTTATGGAATCGCGAACATGTATGGTCCAAATCACATGGTGGATTTGATACAGAGAAAGGTCCAGCAACAGATCTTCATCAACTTAGACCAGAAGATGCCTCAGTAAATGCGGACAGAGGTAATCTTGACTTTGACTTAGATAATGGACATGTGAATAACCATAATGCAAAATGTTCTGGAACGGAACATAATGAGGCTCCAGATACTTGTTATGACGATGATTCTTGGGAACCAAGAGACGAAATAAAGGGTGATGTTGCAAGAATAATGTTTTATATGGCAGTTCGTTATGAAGGAGAATCTGGTGAACGGGATTTAGAGTTGGTAGACAGAACAGGCACTAAAGTACCTAATCACGGAAAATTATCTACATTGTTAAAATGGCATGAGCAAGACCCTGTTGATGAATTTGAAAGAAGAAGAAATAATATCATTTATGAAAAGTATCAACATAACCGTAATCCTTTTATTGATCATCCTGAATATGTAGGACGAATTTGGGACTAA